The genomic region CCTCCGGCGCCCAGCTTCCTCTCGGCCTCCCCCGAGGGAGATTTGGAAGCAGGCCTGGTGCTGGTGGCTGAGGGCCACACTCCACGCCGACAGAGGTCCAGAGCACAGTGGTCAGGACTGGAAGCACCCCTGAGGACACTGGGACCAGGAAAGGGGACCCCAATTCTCGAGATGAGCCGGGGAGGCAGTGACGGCGGATGACAGCTCTGGTTCACAGAGCTCCACGGGGCGCCCGGCGCTTCTCTCTGCCGCCTAAATCGCCGCGGCGGCCTCCCATGGGAGGGGCCGGCATCAGCATTCACttgacagatgaggagactgaggccccgAGGGAGCAGGGCCAGAAGCCGGGGGTTACCTGGGGAAGCCAGAGCGCACGTGCAGCCCGTCCACGTTCTGGCTGACCAAGAAGCGGAGGAGGCCCACACGCTCCAGCTGCACCAGCGCCATGTGGGTCTGCGTGGGCCGCGCACTCTCGAAGGTGGTGTCGAATTTGGGGGCCAGGCCCCGCTCCTCCATTGTCCAGACACCATGGGGGCCCCTGAAGGTGGCAGGTGGGGGGAGATACGGAGAGTTTAGGGTTCAAGGAGACGGGATAAGGAGTAAGACAGAAcattagagacagagacagagagagattgagccctgcatcaggctccctgctcagcagggagcctgcttccccttctttctctgcctgcctctctgcctacctgtgatctctgtcaaatgaataaataaaatctttaaaaaaacaaaacaaaacaaaaaaaccaaggagaagggagagctaaagggggcagggaggggaaagggagagccTGTGGCGCTCGACGGCAAAGAATTATTCATTCCAATCAACATTTCCTGCTGCTACACTGAGcctggccctgtgctgggtgaTGCGGAGGTCCTAGTGGACCGaggccctgccctcaaggagtccTCCATCTCATGGAGGGTAGACCTAAGTGGTCACCGACCCTGCAGCTGTGAAGCTGGAGGAGCCCAGTGGAGGTGCTGGGGCCTGTGCATGGGGAGtgtgggaaggcttcctggaggaggctgagCTGTCTCTTCAGCTgtgcaagcagagggaagagagttCGGGCGGGAGGGGTAAGCAAAGGCCTCGGGGACTGACAACAGCctgtgagttgggggaaatgaagTGGTCTGGGTGCTCCAGTGAGAGCAGCAGGACCCGCGAGGGAGAGGTGTCCTGAGGCGGGGTCAGGAAGGGCTTTGATTTCCAGCCCGAAGTATGGGGAACTCCCCTGTGTGGCAGTGGGGAGCCATGGCAGGTtatggaggaggagagggagggaagcacgCCTTAGAAGTGTGACATTCCTCCCGGAACCAGGAATCTGCTCTCCCGCTGCAAGTCTGGGCTAAGGGCCCATGAGGCCTAGGGAGGGAGTATAAACACAACAGGCCTGCCCTATAAGGCACGGTGCCAAACTCGGTGCCTTCAGGGGCCACTAGAGGGTACCAGTTTGAGACCCCAGCGCTTCAGCAAGAAGACTCTTGCCCAACACAGGCTGCCCCAAGCAGGGAGGGGCTTAGACACTGGTGGCTTGTCAACAGGTGAGAGCCTGAGGTCGGGATGGTTAAAGCCACTTGCCTGATACCAGGTCCGACCGAAAAATATTTGCAGGTGAGCATGGAGCCAACTGCCCCTGATAGCAATCTTCCCATAGTCTAAGGTAACAGAACCCCAGTACTTGGGCATGTGTGGTGGGCCCAGGAAAAAGACTACATTCCCCAGGATCCCTTGCAGCTAGGGATAGTCAGGTGACCACACTCTGGCCAATGAGGTGTGAGTGACCAATGGAATGTTGAGAATGACTTAAAGGGACCTGTCTGCAAGGGCGGGGTCTTTCCAGTCCCCAACATCCCCTGGGGGGAAGGCGGTAGGACGGGTTCTGATGGCCAAGCCTCTGAGTTGACAGGGAAAATGCTGGCGGTAGCCGACCCTGCCTCAACCTTCCCTCCAGGCCCACAGACCTGAAGTCAGGGATGCCCGAGGCGGTGCTGATGCCGGCACCTGTGTGGAACACCACGTTGGAGGACTGCCACACCAGCTGCGCCAGCTCCCACACCTTCCGCTCTAACTCCTCAGGAGGGTCGAAGATCTGTCAGGGgacacagagaaggcagaggtcAAAACGCGTCCCAAGTGGCAAAGCCACTAGCCACAGATTGGGATTCCTCTGCCttttccgggggtggggggtagtagGGGGAAGAGAACCCACTGGAAAAGGGAGCTTATCCTCATGTCCCTCCTCTGTCCACAGCCCCCTGGGGCTCCCGCATCCTTAGGGAGCCTAAAAACCTAAGCCCTTCTTAAAAGCCTAAGCCCTCCCAGTGGCCCCCTGGAGGCCCTGCACTATctaccctcccctcctccccctctctgcccttcacccacTCTTCTCCAGTCACACATGCCTCCTCGCTATTCCTCCAACACACCAGGCCTgatcctgcctcaggacctttgcacaggctCTAGGCAGAGGGTACAGCACTACCCACATGACTCCTCTCTCACCTCCTTTAGCTCTTGGCTCAAAAATCATCTCATTTGCACAcctgtgttcacagcagcatcatttacaatcaCTAAAATGTGGAATCAACCCCAGGGTCCATCAATGGGCAAAAGGATAAGCACAGCGCGGCCCATCCACATGCTGGAGTACAATCCAGCCTTAGAAAGGAAGGGACCCTGACACCTGCCATGACATGGAGGGACCCCTGAGGACACTGGGCTCAGTGAGAGGAGCCAGACCGGAAAGACCCCTCCTGCAGGACCCCACTCCTAGGAGGGCCCCAGAGGAGTCCtgttcacagagacagagaggagagggtgggagccagggctggggcagggggcggggagtcCGTGCTTCACAGGAACAGTCTCCGTGTGGGGAGATGGAAAGTTTTAGAGATGGAGGGTAGTGGCGTGGTTGCAGGATGGTgtgggtgttttctttttttaaaagattttatttatttatttgacagagagagatcccaagtaggcagagaggcaggcagagacagaggaagaagcaggctccccgctgagcagagagcccgatgcggggctcgattccaggaccctgggatcatgacctgagctgaaggcagaagcttaacccgctgagccacccaggcgccccatggtgtGGATGTTTTCTAAGCCTCTGAACTGTATACTTGAAATGGTTAAGGTGGGACATTTTATGTTGTGgattttgccacaattaaaaaaaaattgaggggtgcctgggtggctcagtgggttaagcttctgccttcggctcaggtcatgatctcagggctctgggatccagccccaggaagggctctctgctcagtggggagcctacttcctcctctctctcctcctgcctctctgcctacttgtgatctctctctctgtcaaataaatttttaagaaatctttaaaaaaaaaattgaaaaaagaaaagtgatctCAGTGATGCCTCCTGGGCCCTGGTTTCAATGCGGCCCCAGGTCTCCTGGCCACTGCCCTCTTTGCTTTTCTCCCTGAAGCTGACCGCTGTTGGACTTATATTTACTTTCTCCTTGTCTGTCTCCCTGCCAGAAGGAGGGATGAGAATGTGCCTGGTGcatagttggtgctcaataaatgcttgtggaATCAAGCGACTAATCAAGGGCcaggcaggagaagagagaggcttCGGGAGGGATTCTGAGGGCTCTTATTAAACGGCTCAGAACGCGCGGACCGGGCTTTAGGGGATGGGGCGATCTTTCCCCCAGGTTACAGGGGCTAGGGGGCCCAGAAGGGAAGTGACTCACCCCAAGTCCTAGAGCAGCAGAAGGGGTTTTGCTGAAACTATCTACGTCCATCCAACCTGAAACCCCTCTCCATCACCCTCAGGATAAAGTGTCAGCTCCCCAGCCTGGCACGTGCGGGCCCTGCGGTCCCGGGTCTGGAAACCTCTCGCCTAATTTGTGCCCCAAGAGTGTTTCTTCCCACCTCCCCGCCTTCGCCCCTGCCGAGCCTTCCGCCTGCAACTGCGTTCGCGCGCTTCCCTCATCAGAACTTCGGGACTTCCAGCGACGCGGGGGCCTCCCTCGGTCCCGCCAGGCCgactgggggctgggggcgtCCGAGTCCCCGGGAGCGCAGGGGGCGTCACTTCCCGCCCCCTCCTCTCCGGGAAGTCCCTCCCATTGTCTAGCCTCAGTGCCTCCCGATATTCCCACAATGCCCCGCTGCTGCCCGACCCCGCCCAGCCCGCGGCGCTGCGGGCGGCCTTCGGGAGGCCGGGCCGAGCTCACCTCGGGGAGGCCACACTTGCCCTTGTCTGCGTACGGCGACAGTCCCGCCGCGTAATTCACCGACATCCTCGCCGTCCCGACGGGAACAATAAAGTTTATCTTGTTGAGGCCGCTTCCGCCGGAAACGGGGCGGGacgtggggcgggggaggagtcGCGTTCCGCCCTACGCGCCCGGCCTCAGCCTCCAAGGCGCGTGCGCCTCGCCTGACGCCTCGGGCGCCATCGTTAGTGCTGGCGAAGGGAGGGCAACTTTCTTCGGAGTGTTGCAGGGTGACGGGAAACGGGCTGCCGACCGTGGGACAGTGCGCCAGTCAGCTCTAAAGTGAGGGGCACAAGCAACCGGCGCCCCTTTTGAATTCCCCACGTCCCTCACGAGGACAGAGGACTCGTGCTTCCAGTCGGGGCTCTTTCCGCTGCACATTTCAGAAGGGAATAAAGTCACCAAAGCAGGGCAATCGTGCAcgtgggcggtggggggggcaaTGTGGGGCCTCACCACGTAGGGGCTTGAACGCCGCTCCGAATTACCGGGGCGTCATCCAGCCGGGTGGTAGTCTGCACACGGCAGGACAGGTGACCAGCTAAGAGCCTGCTCAAAGGCACTGGGGCCGGTGGCCTTGAGGATGCATTGAAGAAACGTGTTGAGCACCAACCGTGCGGGGGAGACACTGGAGAACAAGGGCGGCACCTTGTGGCGAGAGGTGGACACAGACCCGTGAGCCGCAGATGGTGACTTAGTGTGATTAAGGTGCCTTAGGGGCACCGAGCCATAGGGAGCTGAGAGGAGGCACCTGACCCAGCCTGGGTACATCccggaaggcttcctggaggagggggtgctGCAGCAAAGATCCAAAGAGTGAGTAGGAATGAGATGGGGAGAGTGAGCCTTTCCGGAGCGACATGGGGTACGGAGGGGGCGTTCCTGGTAGAGAAACAGCAAGGGCAAAGCGGGGGAAGAGAGGTGGGGGTGTTGGAAGAGCGAGGGTGTCTTCCCACCAGAGCTCGTTGGCCAGCAGGCAGCCTCACGGCCAGcctgtctcctccctctgctcatccccgGCCCCCTGGGGCGGCTGCCCTCTCAGAGCTGATCGGGTGTCTGAGCTGAGCGCTTGGAGCTGCGGGTGTGAGCTGGTGGCCCAGCTGGGAGCAGGTAACCGGAGCCGGCAGAGGGCGAGGAGGCCTGGTGCTAGCGTGACTGGAGtggcaggaggtgggagaggaggaagcgaGTGAAGCTTGGGATGGAGACACCCGTTAGGGCCTCAGGGCCCTGGTGTGTGGGAGCAAGGCGAGGCCCACGTATGTCCCAGCTGTGCTGAGGAGCTACCCaggtgcgcgtgcacacacacacacacacacacacacgcacgcacttCCCACTTGCCAGCCTTTGCACCGCGTAGGGCCTGTACCCTGTTTATCTGCTGCCGCCCCTCTCAGCTTCCTGCCTGGCCATCAGGCCCCCCATTAGATAccatcacctcttccaggaagccagTCCTGTCCCCCAAGCCCATGGATCCCCTCCTGCCCCGCCAACCTGTGGACTCCTCTTGGGTGTCTTACTACACCCAGCTCTGGGTGAGAttgagacagagaggaaggaagagggtagGGTGAGTGCTGAGTGACGGGCAGGGGTCTCGGGAGGGGCGGCTGGTCCGGAGATAGGTCGGTGGGTAGGCGGGAGGGGTGAATGGGTGAATGCAGGAGTGAGGGTTGCATGGGTGAGCGTTGGGTGTAGAGGTGGATGGACGGTGGGTGGGTGGTGGACGAACTGTGGCTAAAAGGTCATGAGGAACCGCGAGAAGGTGACTTGGTGGCGGGTAGCCCGCGGACGGCTGTGTACATGCTCTGATGGGCGCACGGTGGGCGGACAGGTGGAAGGTCAGTTTCGAGAATTCACAGGCGGGTTGGACACCTCTGCTCACCTGGGGGGACTTGCCTCCATGACTCGGCTGCAGATAATCTTCTCTGATTATCCGAAAAATGTGCCTTGGTGCTAAGGTGGCCTCAGCTCTGGGCCCAGTCGCCAGGAGCCCCTCACTGTTCAGGACGACGGTTCCTGCCCAGACACTTGCAGCCTTCAAAGCCAGAACTGCGGCCAAGGAAGGGACCCAAGTAGGGTTAGGGAAACCCAGGCTGAGGAGTTAAAAGAGTTCAGCCTGTGGACGACAGGCGAAGCTCATCAGAACACGGGATTTGGGGGAGCCGGtgggggtgctcagtgggttaaagcctctgcctccggctcaggtcatgatcacagggtccggggatcgagccccgcatccggctctctgctcagtgggaagcctgcttcctcctctctctctctgtgcctgcctctgcctacttgtgatctctgtctgtcaaataaataaataaaattttaaaaaaaaaaaaaagaacacgggATTTTGGAACCCGCCTGTGAGGGGTACATAAGAATTC from Mustela erminea isolate mMusErm1 chromosome 1, mMusErm1.Pri, whole genome shotgun sequence harbors:
- the SIRT6 gene encoding NAD-dependent protein deacetylase sirtuin-6 isoform X6; the protein is MSVNYAAGLSPYADKGKCGLPEIFDPPEELERKVWELAQLVWQSSNVVFHTGAGISTASGIPDFRGPHGVWTMEERGLAPKFDTTFESARPTQTHMALVQLERVGLLRFLVSQNVDGLHVRSGFPRDKLAELHGNMFVEECVKCKTQYVRDTVVGSMGLKATGRLCTVAKARGLRACRGELRDTILDWEDALPDRDLTRADEASRSGPAGTCPLPPSAEEADWSLSTFSPRSTTATLTCVSMATWTRS